The nucleotide sequence CGCTGACGTACGGCAAGGTGCACGGGATGTACGACCTGCCCGGCATGCGGCTGACCAGCGACGACGCGGATCCCGAGCGGCCTTCGTCCGAGGTGATACCGGCGTACTTCGCACGGTACGAGCGCGCCTTCGAGCTGGGGGTCGTCCGGCCTGTGCATGTCACCGCCGTACGGGACGGGGACGACGGGCGGCTGCTGGTGGAGACCTCGGCCGGGGCATGGTCCGCCCGCGCGCTGATCAACGCGACCGGGACCTGGGACCGGCCCTTCTGGCCGCGCTACCCCGGGCAGGAGACCTTCCGGGGGCGGCAACTGCACACCGCGCGGTATCCGGGGCCCGAGGCGTTCGCCGGGCAGCGGGTGATCGTCGTCGGGGGCGGTACGTCCGGGGTGCAGCATCTGCTGGAGGTCGCGGAGGTGGCGGCGGAGACGACCTGGGTGACACGGCGCCCGCCGGTGTTCCACACCGGGCCGTTCGGCCAGGACCAGGGGCGCGCCGCCGTCGCGCTGGTGGAGGAGCGGGTCCGGCGAGGGCTGCCGCCGCAGAGCGTGGTGTCCGTGACCGGGCTGCCCATGACGGAGGCGATGGAGCGGGCCCGGGCCAAGGGCGTGCTGGAGCGGCTGCCGATGTTCGAGCGGATCACCCCGTCCGGGGTGGCCTGGGCGGATGGGCGTCATGTCGACGCGGACGTGATCCTCTGGGCCACCGGCTTCCGCGCCGCGATCGACCATCTCGCCCCGCTGCGACTGCGCGAGCCCGGTGGCGGGATCGCCGTCGAGGGCACCAGGGCGGTCCGGGATCCGCGGGTGCATCTGGTCGGCTACGGGCCGTCGGCCAGCACGGTGGGCGCCAACCGGGCGGGCCGGGCCGCCGTACGGGAGATCCAGGAGCTGCTGGACACGCGCGACGGCCGGCGGTCACCGGAGAGGATCGCCGTCGGGCCTTGACCGAGTGCGGGGTGGGCCGGTGCTTCCCCGGACGACGAGGGTGGGGTTGAGGACGATGTCCCGGTCGGCGGTGCGCCCCTCGTCGAGTCGTTCGACGGCTGCCCGGACGGCGGTCTCCGCCGCCTCGGCGGCGTCCTGGCGCACCGAGGTGAGGTCGATGAAGGACAGCCGGGCGAGTTGGCTGTCGTCGTAGCCGACGATGGACACGTCCTCGGGCACTCTGACGCCCGCGCGCAGGAACGTGCCGAGCAGACCGTGCGCACAGCGGTCGTTCCCGGCGATGACCGCCGTGGGCAGCTCGGGCAGCGCGAGCAGGTCCCGGGCCGCCTGGGCGCCGGATTCCTCGGTGTAGTCGCCGGGGTGGACCCGGATGTGATCGGCGAGTCCGTGGCGGCGCATTGCGGCGCGGTATCCGCGTCGCCTCTCGTCGGCGCCGGGCATGGCGCCGCCTTCGATGTGCGTGATGGCGCGGTGCCCCAGCGTGACGAGGTGGTCGACCGCTTGGCCCATCCCCTTGCGCTCGGCGGTCCGGACGACATCCACACCGGCGGCTCTGGTGCGCGGGCTGATCTCCACGATGGGGGTCCGTCCGACGCCCGTGGTCAGGTGTTGCCGACTGGACGTCGCGCCGATGGTGATGATGGCTTCACTGCGCAGTCCGAGCAGCTCTTCCACCCCCTGACGCTCGTCGCGGGTGGCGAACATGGCGTTGAGCACGAGGGTGTAGCCGTGCTTCTGGGCGGCGGGGTAGAGGGCCTCGACGATGCCCACGTCGTGTGGCTGGCGCACGGTGAACAACACGCCCAACTGCCGGCTTCGCGTGCGTCGCAGAAGCTGGGCGGCGGTGTCGGGACGATAGCCGAGTTCCTCGGCCGCTTGGAACACGCGTCGGCGCGTCTCGGAACTCGCGCCGGGCTGGTTGCGGAACACCAGTGACACCAGGGCCTGCGAGACACCGACACGCGCGGCGACGTCGGACATGGTCGGACGCTTGGGGCGCCCCACTGAGGTTCCCGGCTCACCCGTCCGGCCGGCGCCCCCCGGATCCCTCATGTGGACCTCCTCGTGTTCATGTCTTGACATGCGTCACACCGCGCTCCCATAGTACGTAGCACTTGTACGTACTAGTTGTACTGACAAACAGACAAAGGCCCTCCGTAGCCGCGCGATCGCGGCTGGGCAGCCACGAGACCGCGCGGCAGGCGACCCCTGCCGAGATGGCTGCGCCGCCGCACCGGGCCCAAGCACGCCCCCACTCAGTCGACACCGGGATACCACCGCACGTGTCGGGGCGCCACCACGACCTCCGCTGCCTCCACGAGGAGACACGATGAACACCCGACTCGACGCCGAGAACTCGGGCATCGCACCGCAAGAACCCGAACTGCCGCCGGACACCAAAGGTCCCCATTCACGACGGCTCGGCCTGGTCGCCGTCATCGTGACCTTCGGCGGGCTGCTGTTCGGCTACGACACCGGCGTCGTCAACGGCGCCCTCGATCCTCTCACCGACGACCTCGGACTGACCGCGCTCACCGAGGGAATCGTCGTCAGCAACCTCGTCTTCGGTGCCGCCTTCGGCGCCATGATCGGCGGAGTGCTGTCGGACCGGCACGGCCGCCGCCACAACATCCTGCTGCTGTCCCTGGTGTTCATGGTCGGCACCGTGGGCTGCGTCCTGTCGCCGAACTGGCAGGTACTCGCCCTCTTCCGCTTCATCCTCGGCCTCGCCGTGGGCGGTGCCTCGGCGACGGTTCCGGTCTATCTGGCCGAACTCGCCCCGGTCGAACGCCGCGGCTCCATCGTCACCCGCAACGAGGTGATGATCGTGTCCGGCCAATTCGCCGCGTTCGTCATCAACGCGGTCATCTTCAATCTCTGGGGCGAAACCGACGGCATCTGGCGGCTCATGCTCCTGGTCGCCGTGCTTCCGGCGATCGGGCTGTTCATCGGCATGCTGCGGCTGCCGGAAAGCCCGCGCTGGCTGGTCGCCCAGGGCCGTGACGACGAGGCACTCGCGGTCCTGTCCCAGGTCCGCACCCCCGAGCGGGCCCAGGCGGAGATGGCCGAGGTCCACCGCCTCGCCGAGGAGGAGCGGGTCGCCAAGACCGCGGGCCGGGTGGATCTCGGAGTGCGATGGGTGCGTGTGCTCATCCTGATCGGGGCGGGCCTCGGCATCTGTCAGCAGTTCACCGGCATCAACTCCGTCATGTACTACGGTACGCAACTGCTCGGCGACGCCGGGTTCTCGGGCGACTCCGCCATCATCGCGAACACCCTCAACGGCGCTTTCAGCGTCATCGGCATCGCGGTGGGCGTGTCGGTCATCAACAAGATCAAGCGACGCACCATGCTGCTCGGCGGGTTCACCCTCACCACGACGTTCCACCTGCTCGTCGGTCTTTCCGCGATGCTGCTGCCCGAGGGCGGTGCGAAGGCGTGGTTCATTCTCGTGTTCGTCGTGCTCTTCGTCTTCTCCATGCAGGCCACCATCGGTCCGCTGGTCTGGCTCATCCTCTCCGAGATGTTCCCGCTGAAGATCCGCAGCCTGGCCATCGGTGTCAGCATCTTCGTGCTGTGGATGGCGAACGCCCTGGTCGCCCTCGGCTTCCCGCCCGTCGTGAAGGCTCTGGGGATCTCGAGCACCTTCCTCGGCTTCGCCGCTTTCGGTGTGCTGGCCATCATCTTCATCGCAACCTGTGTTCCCGAGACCAAGGGCCGCTCGCTGGAAGAGCTGGAAGACGACTTCCGCGCCCGCTACTCCTGATCCGCCCTTCCCCGTCCCGTCCGTCCCGAGAGGAGGGCCCGCACCATGACCGTCATGACCGCTATCGCCGAGGGCCGCGAGGGAGACCACGCGCTGACCGCGGGAGTCGCCGAGGCCCGTCTGCTGGGCACCGATCTGGTACTGGTCAATCTGCGTCTGTCAGCACTGGACCGCTCCGGCCTGCCCGAGGACCTGAAGATCACGATCGTCGAGCGCAGCGGTCCCGGTGACCGCGACCCCGTCGACGCCGTTCTGGACGAAATCGAGGCCCGGCCCGATGTCGACCGGCTGGTCATCGGCATCCGCCGACGATCGCCCGTGGGCAAGGCGCTGCTGGGCAGCGTGAGCCAGCGGCTGCTGCTGGAGAGCAGCGTCCCCGTCGTCGCCGTCAAACCCCCGGTCTGACCGGGCCCCGGCGTCGGGAAGGGCCCCTGG is from Streptomyces hygroscopicus and encodes:
- a CDS encoding FAD-dependent pyridine nucleotide-disulfide oxidoreductase, which gives rise to MNNSVDVVVIGAGQAGLSGAYHLRRAGYEPGTGFVALDHAPAPGGAWQFRWPSLTYGKVHGMYDLPGMRLTSDDADPERPSSEVIPAYFARYERAFELGVVRPVHVTAVRDGDDGRLLVETSAGAWSARALINATGTWDRPFWPRYPGQETFRGRQLHTARYPGPEAFAGQRVIVVGGGTSGVQHLLEVAEVAAETTWVTRRPPVFHTGPFGQDQGRAAVALVEERVRRGLPPQSVVSVTGLPMTEAMERARAKGVLERLPMFERITPSGVAWADGRHVDADVILWATGFRAAIDHLAPLRLREPGGGIAVEGTRAVRDPRVHLVGYGPSASTVGANRAGRAAVREIQELLDTRDGRRSPERIAVGP
- a CDS encoding LacI family transcription regulator yields the protein MRDPGGAGRTGEPGTSVGRPKRPTMSDVAARVGVSQALVSLVFRNQPGASSETRRRVFQAAEELGYRPDTAAQLLRRTRSRQLGVLFTVRQPHDVGIVEALYPAAQKHGYTLVLNAMFATRDERQGVEELLGLRSEAIITIGATSSRQHLTTGVGRTPIVEISPRTRAAGVDVVRTAERKGMGQAVDHLVTLGHRAITHIEGGAMPGADERRRGYRAAMRRHGLADHIRVHPGDYTEESGAQAARDLLALPELPTAVIAGNDRCAHGLLGTFLRAGVRVPEDVSIVGYDDSQLARLSFIDLTSVRQDAAEAAETAVRAAVERLDEGRTADRDIVLNPTLVVRGSTGPPRTRSRPDGDPLR
- a CDS encoding sugar transporter, translating into MNTRLDAENSGIAPQEPELPPDTKGPHSRRLGLVAVIVTFGGLLFGYDTGVVNGALDPLTDDLGLTALTEGIVVSNLVFGAAFGAMIGGVLSDRHGRRHNILLLSLVFMVGTVGCVLSPNWQVLALFRFILGLAVGGASATVPVYLAELAPVERRGSIVTRNEVMIVSGQFAAFVINAVIFNLWGETDGIWRLMLLVAVLPAIGLFIGMLRLPESPRWLVAQGRDDEALAVLSQVRTPERAQAEMAEVHRLAEEERVAKTAGRVDLGVRWVRVLILIGAGLGICQQFTGINSVMYYGTQLLGDAGFSGDSAIIANTLNGAFSVIGIAVGVSVINKIKRRTMLLGGFTLTTTFHLLVGLSAMLLPEGGAKAWFILVFVVLFVFSMQATIGPLVWLILSEMFPLKIRSLAIGVSIFVLWMANALVALGFPPVVKALGISSTFLGFAAFGVLAIIFIATCVPETKGRSLEELEDDFRARYS
- a CDS encoding universal stress protein; translated protein: MTVMTAIAEGREGDHALTAGVAEARLLGTDLVLVNLRLSALDRSGLPEDLKITIVERSGPGDRDPVDAVLDEIEARPDVDRLVIGIRRRSPVGKALLGSVSQRLLLESSVPVVAVKPPV